The following proteins are co-located in the Anomalospiza imberbis isolate Cuckoo-Finch-1a 21T00152 chromosome Z, ASM3175350v1, whole genome shotgun sequence genome:
- the GFM2 gene encoding ribosome-releasing factor 2, mitochondrial isoform X2, with protein MAHIDAGKTTTTERMLYYSGYIRTLGDVDDGDTVTDFMAQERERGITIQSAAVTFDWKDYRINLIDTPGHVDFTVEVERCLRVLDGAVAVFDASAGVEAQTLTVWRQADKHQIPRICFLNKMDKTRASFTYAVESIKQKLKTKPLLLQSLFDLQLPIGEAKTFKGLVDVVTKEQIIWKPTSDVDDGKNFERKLLLETDDPNLFQEVQDARNTLIEQVADLDDEFAELVLGENSENFDLIPADKLQSAIRRITLAQKAVPVLCGSALKNKGVQPLLDAITLYLPAPNERSYEFLQWYKEDLCALAFKVLHDKCRGPLVFVRVYSGSLKPQSAVYNINKSCTERMSRLLLPFADQQIEIPSLMPGNIALTVGLKQSATGDTIVSSKASAIAAARRAERDAGEKKRSVSDVDSLLLAGVEIPEPVFFCTIEPPSIARQQDLDNALSCLQREDPSLKVKPDPDTGQTILCGMGELHIEIIHDRIKREYGIETYLGPLQIAYRETILNAAQATDILDKTVGDKRHCVTAEIEVRPTSGEGATTKPIISYAENVSEVLSKELQGAIENGITNSCVQGPLLGFPVQDIDVTVQSLTVHPDTSHTMISACVSRCVQKALKKAGIQILEPLMNLEITVSEDHLSAALSDLAQRRGNIQEIQCRQDNRVVVAAVPLAEMMGYSTVLRSLTSGSATFTLELASYQALSSQEQSALLQRRMGLV; from the exons ATGGCCCACATTGATGCAGGCAAAACTACGACAACAGAGAGAATGCTGTATTATTCTGGATATATAAGAACACTTGGAG ATGTTGATGATGGAGACACGGTGACAGATTTTATGGCACAAGAGCGAGAACGTGGTATTACCATTCAGTCTGCTGCTGTTACATTTGACTGGAAGGACTACAGAATCAATCTGATTGACACCCCAG GCCATGTGGACTTTACAGTGGAAGTTGAGCGTTGTTTAAGAGTCCTGGATGGAGCAGTAGCGGTATTTGATGCTTCAGCTGGTGTTGAG GCACAAACTCTGACAGTCTGGAGACAAGCGGACAAACACCAGATACCACgaatttgctttttaaacaaGATGGACAAAACCAGGGCAAG TTTTACATATGCTGTTGAGAGCATCAAACAAAAGTTGAAGACAAAACCTTTACTGTTACAG TCTCTGTTCGATTTGCAGTTGCCTATTGGGGAAGCCAAGACCTTCAAAGGACTTGTTGATGTTGTGACTAAGGAGCAAATAATTTGGAAACCTACTTCAGATGTGGATGATGGAAAAAATTTTGAGcgaaagctgctgctggagactGATGATCCGAACTTGTTCCAAGAAGTCCAGGATGCAAGAAATACCTTAATAGAACAA GTTGCAGATCTGGATGATGAATTTGCTGAACTGGTTCTAGGAGAAAATAGCGAAAATTTTGACTTAATACCAGCTGACAAG TTGCAGTCTGCTATCCGCAGAATCACGCTAGCTCAGaaggctgtccctgtcctctgtGGCAGTGCACTGAAGAACAAAGGGGTACAGCCATTACTGGATGCTATTACTCTGTACTTGCCTGCACCTAATGAGCGTTCATATGAGTTTCT GCAGTGGTACAAGGAAGACCTGTGTGCCCTGGCATTCAAAGTTCTTCATGATAAATGTCGTGGACCACTGGTTTTTGTTCGTGTTTACTCAGGTTCATTGAAACCTCAGTCAGCTGTATATAATATTAACAAAAGTTGCAC gGAGAGAATGAGCCGTCTGCTCCTGCCTTTTGCTGATCAGCAAATTGAAATACCATCACTAATGCCTGGCAACATTGCTCTGACTGTTGGGTTAAAACAG AGTGCCACTGGAGATACCATAGTGTCATCAAAGGCTTCAGCCATCGCTGCAGCACGCCGAGCTGaaagggatgctggggaaaagAAGAGGTCTGTGAGTGATGTAGACAGTCTTCTGCTGGCAGGTGTTGAGATCCCTGAGCCTGTCTTCTTCTGTACCATTGAACCGCCTTCAATAGCCAGACAACAAG ACTTGGATAATGCATTGAGCTGCCTTCAGCGTGAAGATCCAAGTTTAAAAGTAAAGCCAGATCCTGACACAGGACAA ACTATCCTCTGTGGCATGGGAGAATTACACATAGAAATTATTCATGACCGAATCAAACGTGAATACGGAATTGAGACTTATTTGGGCCCTCTTCAAATAGCATACCGAGAAACCATCTTAAATGCTGCCCAAGCTACAG ATATATTGGACAAAACAGTAGGTGATAAACGACACTGTGTAACTGCAGAGATAGAGGTGAGACCCACATCAGGAGAAggagcaacaacaaaacccatcATCAGCTATGCTGAGAATGTCAGTGAAGTACTGTCCAAAGAACTCCAAGGAGCTATAGAAAACGGAATCACAAATTCATGCGTTCAAG GACCTCTGCTTGGATTCCCAGTTCAAGATATAGATGTGACAGTGCAATCACTGACAGTGCACCCAGACACCTCGCACACAATGATATCAGCCTGTGTTTCTCGTTGCGTGCAAAAG GCTTTGAAAAAAGCTGGTATACAAATACTGGAGCCCCTGATGAACTTAGAAATCACAGTAAGTGAAGATCATCTCAGTGCAGCACTTTCTGATCTTGCACAGCGGAGAGGTAATATTCAGGAAATCCAGTGTCGTCAAGATAACAGAGTTGTGGTTGCTGCTGTACCACTAGCAGAAATGATG GGCTACTCAACAGTTTTGCGTTCTCTAACATCGGGCTCAGCAACCTTCACATTGGAGCTTGCCAGTTATCAAGCCCTGAGCAGTCAAGAGCAAAGTGCACTTCTTCAGAGGAGGATGGGGTTGGTGTGA
- the NSA2 gene encoding ribosome biogenesis protein NSA2 homolog, with protein sequence MPQNEHIELHRKRYGYRLDYHEKRRKKEGREAHERSRKAKKMIGLKAKLYHKQRHAEKIQMKKTIKMHEKRNTKQKSDEKTPKGAVPAYLLDREGQSRAKVLSNMIKQKRKEKAGKWEVPVPKVRAQGETEVLKVIRTGKRKKKAWKRMVTKVCFVGDGFTRKPPKYERFIRPMGLRFKKAHVTHPELKATFCLPILGVKKNPSSPLYTQLGVITKGTVIEVNVSELGLVTQGGKVIWGKYAQVTNNPENDGCINAILLV encoded by the exons ATG CCGCAGAACGAGCACATCGAGCTCCACCGCAAGCGCTATGGCTACCGGCTGGACTACCACGAGAAGCGGAGGAAGAAGGAGGGCCGAGAGGCGCACGAGCGGTCCCGCAAGGCCAAGAAGATGATCGGGCTGAAGGCGAAGCTGTACCATAAACAGCGGCATGCCGAGAAGATACAGATGAAAAAGAC caTTAAAATGCATGAGAAGAGAAATACAAAGCAGAAGAGTGATGAAAAAACACCCAAAGGAGCTGTACCAGCATATCTGCTGGACAGAGAGGGCCAGTCCCGGGCCAAGGTCCTCTCTAACATgatcaaacaaaaaagaaaagaaaaagct GGGAAGTGGGAAGTTCCCGTGCCAAAGGTTCGTGCACAAGGAGAAACAGAAGTTTTAAAGGTGATTCgtacaggaaagagaaagaagaaggcGTGGAAGAGGATGGTTACAaaagtttgttttgttggaGATGGCTTTACTAGGAAGCCTCCTAAGTACGAGCGATTCATTCGACCAATG GGCTTGCGTTTCAAGAAGGCACATGTGACACACCCTGAACTTAAAGCTACTTTTTGCCTACCTATCCTTGGTGTAAAAAAGAATCCATCATCTCCTTTGTATACACAGCTGGGAGTAATTACTAAGGGTACCGTCATTGAGGTGAACGTGAGTGAGCTTGGCCTTGTGACACAAGGGGGCAAAGTTATCTGGG GGAAATACGCCCAAGTAACTAACAATCCAGAAAATGATGGCTGTATTAATGCAATTCTACTTGTTTAA
- the GFM2 gene encoding ribosome-releasing factor 2, mitochondrial isoform X1 produces MERKRPKRRFLLPGTLPCHPSFFKIRKAICTLLTGYRCSGANLRGTALEMGGRMLRIMGKFSVNALKSSSLCNKYMYFRNKMRVMGVTQRNCSLRNYSSPPGDVKSLHSVINPHISRIRNIGIMAHIDAGKTTTTERMLYYSGYIRTLGDVDDGDTVTDFMAQERERGITIQSAAVTFDWKDYRINLIDTPGHVDFTVEVERCLRVLDGAVAVFDASAGVEAQTLTVWRQADKHQIPRICFLNKMDKTRASFTYAVESIKQKLKTKPLLLQLPIGEAKTFKGLVDVVTKEQIIWKPTSDVDDGKNFERKLLLETDDPNLFQEVQDARNTLIEQVADLDDEFAELVLGENSENFDLIPADKLQSAIRRITLAQKAVPVLCGSALKNKGVQPLLDAITLYLPAPNERSYEFLQWYKEDLCALAFKVLHDKCRGPLVFVRVYSGSLKPQSAVYNINKSCTERMSRLLLPFADQQIEIPSLMPGNIALTVGLKQSATGDTIVSSKASAIAAARRAERDAGEKKRSVSDVDSLLLAGVEIPEPVFFCTIEPPSIARQQDLDNALSCLQREDPSLKVKPDPDTGQTILCGMGELHIEIIHDRIKREYGIETYLGPLQIAYRETILNAAQATDILDKTVGDKRHCVTAEIEVRPTSGEGATTKPIISYAENVSEVLSKELQGAIENGITNSCVQGPLLGFPVQDIDVTVQSLTVHPDTSHTMISACVSRCVQKALKKAGIQILEPLMNLEITVSEDHLSAALSDLAQRRGNIQEIQCRQDNRVVVAAVPLAEMMGYSTVLRSLTSGSATFTLELASYQALSSQEQSALLQRRMGLV; encoded by the exons atggAGCGGAAGAGGCCCAAGCGGCGCTTTTTGCTGCCGG GTACTTTGCCCTGCCATCCTTCCTTCTTCAAGATTAGAAAAGCTATTTGCACTTTACTTACCGGTTATCGATGCTCTGGAGCTAATCTGAGA GGAACAGCTTTAGAGATGGGAGGCAGAATGTTGAGAATTATGGGGAAATTTTCAGTGAATGCATTGAAGTCATCAAGTTTGTGCAATAAG tacatgtatttcagaaataaaatgagagTCATGGGTGTGACACAGCGAAACTGCAGTCTGAGAAACTACAGTTCTCCACCAG gagATGTTAAATCTCTGCACTCTGTCATTAATCCTCATATATCCAG AATCCGAAATATTGGCATTATGGCCCACATTGATGCAGGCAAAACTACGACAACAGAGAGAATGCTGTATTATTCTGGATATATAAGAACACTTGGAG ATGTTGATGATGGAGACACGGTGACAGATTTTATGGCACAAGAGCGAGAACGTGGTATTACCATTCAGTCTGCTGCTGTTACATTTGACTGGAAGGACTACAGAATCAATCTGATTGACACCCCAG GCCATGTGGACTTTACAGTGGAAGTTGAGCGTTGTTTAAGAGTCCTGGATGGAGCAGTAGCGGTATTTGATGCTTCAGCTGGTGTTGAG GCACAAACTCTGACAGTCTGGAGACAAGCGGACAAACACCAGATACCACgaatttgctttttaaacaaGATGGACAAAACCAGGGCAAG TTTTACATATGCTGTTGAGAGCATCAAACAAAAGTTGAAGACAAAACCTTTACTGTTACAG TTGCCTATTGGGGAAGCCAAGACCTTCAAAGGACTTGTTGATGTTGTGACTAAGGAGCAAATAATTTGGAAACCTACTTCAGATGTGGATGATGGAAAAAATTTTGAGcgaaagctgctgctggagactGATGATCCGAACTTGTTCCAAGAAGTCCAGGATGCAAGAAATACCTTAATAGAACAA GTTGCAGATCTGGATGATGAATTTGCTGAACTGGTTCTAGGAGAAAATAGCGAAAATTTTGACTTAATACCAGCTGACAAG TTGCAGTCTGCTATCCGCAGAATCACGCTAGCTCAGaaggctgtccctgtcctctgtGGCAGTGCACTGAAGAACAAAGGGGTACAGCCATTACTGGATGCTATTACTCTGTACTTGCCTGCACCTAATGAGCGTTCATATGAGTTTCT GCAGTGGTACAAGGAAGACCTGTGTGCCCTGGCATTCAAAGTTCTTCATGATAAATGTCGTGGACCACTGGTTTTTGTTCGTGTTTACTCAGGTTCATTGAAACCTCAGTCAGCTGTATATAATATTAACAAAAGTTGCAC gGAGAGAATGAGCCGTCTGCTCCTGCCTTTTGCTGATCAGCAAATTGAAATACCATCACTAATGCCTGGCAACATTGCTCTGACTGTTGGGTTAAAACAG AGTGCCACTGGAGATACCATAGTGTCATCAAAGGCTTCAGCCATCGCTGCAGCACGCCGAGCTGaaagggatgctggggaaaagAAGAGGTCTGTGAGTGATGTAGACAGTCTTCTGCTGGCAGGTGTTGAGATCCCTGAGCCTGTCTTCTTCTGTACCATTGAACCGCCTTCAATAGCCAGACAACAAG ACTTGGATAATGCATTGAGCTGCCTTCAGCGTGAAGATCCAAGTTTAAAAGTAAAGCCAGATCCTGACACAGGACAA ACTATCCTCTGTGGCATGGGAGAATTACACATAGAAATTATTCATGACCGAATCAAACGTGAATACGGAATTGAGACTTATTTGGGCCCTCTTCAAATAGCATACCGAGAAACCATCTTAAATGCTGCCCAAGCTACAG ATATATTGGACAAAACAGTAGGTGATAAACGACACTGTGTAACTGCAGAGATAGAGGTGAGACCCACATCAGGAGAAggagcaacaacaaaacccatcATCAGCTATGCTGAGAATGTCAGTGAAGTACTGTCCAAAGAACTCCAAGGAGCTATAGAAAACGGAATCACAAATTCATGCGTTCAAG GACCTCTGCTTGGATTCCCAGTTCAAGATATAGATGTGACAGTGCAATCACTGACAGTGCACCCAGACACCTCGCACACAATGATATCAGCCTGTGTTTCTCGTTGCGTGCAAAAG GCTTTGAAAAAAGCTGGTATACAAATACTGGAGCCCCTGATGAACTTAGAAATCACAGTAAGTGAAGATCATCTCAGTGCAGCACTTTCTGATCTTGCACAGCGGAGAGGTAATATTCAGGAAATCCAGTGTCGTCAAGATAACAGAGTTGTGGTTGCTGCTGTACCACTAGCAGAAATGATG GGCTACTCAACAGTTTTGCGTTCTCTAACATCGGGCTCAGCAACCTTCACATTGGAGCTTGCCAGTTATCAAGCCCTGAGCAGTCAAGAGCAAAGTGCACTTCTTCAGAGGAGGATGGGGTTGGTGTGA